One window of Papaver somniferum cultivar HN1 chromosome 9, ASM357369v1, whole genome shotgun sequence genomic DNA carries:
- the LOC113313733 gene encoding uncharacterized protein LOC113313733 yields the protein MDEASTSSSFQESNSAGAHKAESVLIRRRSPRFMGCGNTAETSDQASVQVSNSAGGFIPRRSPRFIGRGNTAESLDQEQLAGERERKRVRERTRLLIMTEEQRSIESELYRNRKKAAKEKLNLPSTSIVNNDPHISEKQLAGERERNRVRQRIHRQNMTEEQRLIEREHDRNRYLAAKEKLNFPSSSASNTSSNLFEHVMHEHVQAEVERLIGGISTVGMNTNEGYMELGPASRGNVRNRKWFQNLIRVGSTRHGPIWPSPAQTMGSYNERTFYLTNFGT from the exons ATGGATGAAGCCAGTACAAGCT CAAGTTTTCAAGAGTCTAACTCAGCTGGAGCACATAAAGCAGAATCGGTCTTGATTCGTCGCCGAAGCCCAAGATTTATGGGATGCGGAAACACAGCAGAAACAAGTGATCAAG CTAGTGTTCAAGTGTCTAACTCAGCTGGAGGATTCATTCCTCGCCGAAGCCCCAGATTTATTGGACGAGGGAACACTGCAGAATCGTTGGATCAAG AACAGCTGGCCGGTGAACGAGAGAGGAAGCGTGTTCGAGAAAGAACCCGTCTTCTAATTATGACAGAAGAGCAGAGGTCGATTGAAAGTGAGCTTTATCGTAATCGAAAAAAAGCCGCCAAGGAAAAGCTAAACCTTCCTTCAACATCTATAGTCAACAATGATCCGCACATATCGGAAAAACAGCTGGCCGGTGAACGAGAAAGAAACCGTGTTCGGCAAAGAATCCATCGGCAAAATATGACGGAGGAGCAGAGGTTGATTGAAAGAGAGCATGATCGTAATCGATACTTAGCCGCCAAAGAAAAGCTGAACTTTCCTTCATCATCAGCAAGCAACACTTCATCAAACTTATTTGAACACGTTATGCATGAACATGTACAGGCAGAAGTTGAGAGACTTATCGGTGGCATCTCAACAGTAGGAATGAATACCAACGAAGGCTATATGGAGTTGGGGCCTGCAAGCAGAG GAAATGTAAGAAACAGGAAATGGTTCCAAAATTTAATCCGAGTAGGCTCAACTCGGCATGGACCGATCTGGCCTAGCCCAGCTCAGACAATGGGGTCTTACAATGAAAGAACCTTTTATTTAACAAATTTTGGGACATAA